The window CCTCATCCCCGAAGCGTTCGACGACGACCTCAGGATGTTCGCACAGACCGCCAGGACGTTCGTCGAGCGTGAGATCGTCCCCGACTTCGCCAAGCTGGAGGCGCTCGACTACGAGCTGTCGCGTGCCAAGATGGCCCGCGCGGGCGAGATGGGGCTGCTGGGCGTCGAGGTGCCGGAGGCGTACGGCGGCCTCGGCCAGGGCAAGGCGGCGTCGTCGGTGGTCACCGAGGCCATCGCGGCCTCGGGTTCCTTCAACGTGACGTTCAACGCCCACGTCGGCATCGGGACCCTCCCGCTCGTCTACTTCGGGACCGAGGAGCAGAAGGCGCGCTACCTGCCGAAGCTCGCCTCCGGCGAGTGGGTGGCCGCCTACTGCCTGACGGAGCCCGGCTCGGGCTCCGACTCGCTGGCCGCCAAGGCGCGCGCCGACCTCGACGGTGACGAGTGGGTCCTGAACGGCACCAAGATGTGGATCTCCAACGCGGGTTTCGCCGACCTGTTCACGGTCTTCGCCCAGGTGGACGGCGACAAGTTCAGTTGCTTCCTTGTCGAGCGTGACACGCCGGGACTCGGCTTCGGGGCCGAGGAGCACAAGATGGGCATCAAGGGCTCCAGCACCCGCCAGGTGATCCTCGAGGACGTGCGCGTGCCGCGCGACAACCTGCTTGGCGAGGTGGGGAAGGGCCACCGCATCGCCTTCGGGATCCTCAACATCGGGCGCTACAAGCTGGCGGTCGGTGCGGCCGGCGGCGCCAAGGAACTCATCGGACTCAGCCAGGCCTACGCCAAGGAGCGGCAGCAGTTCAAGGCGCCCATCGCCTCTTTCGGACTGATCCAGGAGAAGGTCGGTCGCATGGCGGCCGACACCTACGCGCTGGAGAGCGCGGTGTACCGACTGGGCGGGAGCATGGACGCGGCGCTCGTGGGCGCCGCCGACGCGGCCGCTCAGCTCGCGGCCCTGAACGACTACGCGGTCGAGTACTCGTTCATCAAGGTGTTCGGTTCCGAGATCCTCGACCAGGTCGTCGACGAGGCCGTGCAGATCTACGGCGGCTACGGCTACTCCGCCGACTACCCGGTCGAGCTGCCATACCGCAACAGCCGCATCAAC of the Trueperaceae bacterium genome contains:
- a CDS encoding acyl-CoA dehydrogenase family protein — protein: MTDSDGAPKVAAPTGGAFLVERQDAATILIPEAFDDDLRMFAQTARTFVEREIVPDFAKLEALDYELSRAKMARAGEMGLLGVEVPEAYGGLGQGKAASSVVTEAIAASGSFNVTFNAHVGIGTLPLVYFGTEEQKARYLPKLASGEWVAAYCLTEPGSGSDSLAAKARADLDGDEWVLNGTKMWISNAGFADLFTVFAQVDGDKFSCFLVERDTPGLGFGAEEHKMGIKGSSTRQVILEDVRVPRDNLLGEVGKGHRIAFGILNIGRYKLAVGAAGGAKELIGLSQAYAKERQQFKAPIASFGLIQEKVGRMAADTYALESAVYRLGGSMDAALVGAADAAAQLAALNDYAVEYSFIKVFGSEILDQVVDEAVQIYGGYGYSADYPVELPYRNSRINRIFEGTNEINRMLTVDQLLKRAMRGELDLLGPAQEAMLGGPVAGDGATGPLADAELALANLKRAALMVAGMGAMAYMQALDKEQELMARVADMVGLVYLAESGLLRAERLAAGARGAVAATLARLYAFGAVDRARELGVEALRRIPRGKEALPRFQAYVADHGVDLVELRRRAAAAVYEADGYPLS